A genomic segment from Streptomyces sp. NBC_00459 encodes:
- a CDS encoding alpha/beta hydrolase: MPDDAVAARAAEEERSAFSHPPVEPDATAAYGDHPDQVIDFYAPHGPESRPDDKSAPLVVVLHGGAWRAPYDRRHITPFAGFLARRGFAVANVEYRRGEDDPTVAGRWPDTFDDVAAALDALPALAAAHLPQADPRRMVVTGHSAGGHLALWVSARHLLPADAPWFLARPAPLRGVVALAPIADFTVAEKLAVCSDAVRQLLGGEGQFAERQPYADPALLVPTGIATTLVQGRTDIDVPEIVAESYADAAAKAGEVVGVTLLADVGHFPLIDPVADACAVVAEEIAQLAW, encoded by the coding sequence ATGCCGGACGATGCCGTGGCCGCGCGCGCGGCGGAAGAGGAGCGGTCCGCCTTCTCGCACCCGCCCGTCGAACCCGACGCCACCGCCGCGTACGGCGACCACCCCGACCAGGTGATCGACTTCTACGCCCCGCACGGTCCCGAGTCGCGACCGGACGACAAGAGCGCGCCGCTGGTCGTCGTGTTGCACGGGGGTGCCTGGCGGGCGCCGTACGACCGTCGGCACATCACGCCGTTCGCCGGATTCCTGGCCCGGCGCGGGTTCGCCGTGGCCAACGTGGAGTACCGGCGGGGCGAGGACGATCCCACCGTCGCCGGCCGCTGGCCCGACACCTTCGACGACGTCGCGGCGGCGCTGGACGCCCTGCCCGCGCTCGCGGCGGCCCACCTTCCGCAGGCCGACCCGCGCCGCATGGTCGTCACCGGGCACTCGGCGGGGGGACACCTGGCCCTGTGGGTCTCCGCCCGGCACCTCCTCCCCGCCGACGCCCCCTGGTTCCTGGCCCGTCCCGCCCCGCTGCGCGGTGTGGTCGCCCTCGCCCCGATCGCGGACTTCACCGTCGCCGAGAAGCTGGCCGTCTGCTCCGACGCCGTCCGTCAACTCCTGGGCGGAGAGGGGCAGTTCGCCGAGCGTCAGCCCTACGCCGACCCGGCGCTGCTGGTCCCCACCGGTATCGCGACCACCCTCGTACAGGGGCGCACCGACATCGACGTTCCGGAGATCGTCGCCGAGTCGTACGCGGACGCTGCGGCGAAGGCCGGTGAGGTGGTCGGGGTGACGCTGCTGGCGGACGTCGGTCACTTCCCGCTGATCGACCCGGTGGCGGACGCGTGCGCGGTGGTGGCGGAGGAGATCGCCCAGCTGGCCTGGTGA
- a CDS encoding MFS transporter produces MSDVRLASPQGRWILLTTVLGSSMALLDSTVVNVALPRIGRDLDADLAALQWTVNAYMLTLAGLILLGGSLGDRYGRRRVFVVGVVWFAVASLLCGLAPNAGVLVAARALQGIGGALLTPGSLAIIQASFHADDRGRAVGLWSGFGGIGAAVGPFLGGWLVDGPGWRWVFLLNVPVALFCVPIAVRHVPESGDGRAVHGRFDVLGAVLGALALALVTYALIEARSGSVVVVLAAVVGVAVGVAFVYVERRRAQDAMMPLDIFASRQFTAVNLVTLCVYAGLGGFFFLSALQLQVVAGYSALGAGTALLPTTALMLLLSARSGQLAERIGPRVPLTVGPLLCAAGMLLMLRVGPGASYVADVLPAVLVLGLGLVTLVAPLTSSVLASVGTERAGLASGVNNAAARAAGLVAVAALPLVTGMGEEAYRSGTAFDEAFGRAMVVCAGVLVVGSVLAFVTVRRPEVGCATPECRTHGCVTAPPLEGVSTAEEAGTVKGDRP; encoded by the coding sequence ATGTCGGACGTACGCCTCGCCTCGCCCCAGGGCAGGTGGATCCTCCTCACCACCGTCCTCGGCTCCAGCATGGCCCTGCTGGACTCGACCGTCGTGAACGTCGCGCTGCCACGCATCGGCCGCGACCTCGACGCCGATCTGGCCGCCCTCCAGTGGACGGTCAACGCGTACATGCTGACGCTGGCCGGGCTGATCCTGCTGGGCGGTTCGCTCGGGGACCGGTACGGCCGCCGCAGGGTCTTCGTGGTCGGCGTGGTGTGGTTCGCCGTCGCCTCGCTGCTCTGCGGCCTCGCCCCGAACGCCGGTGTCCTCGTCGCCGCCCGCGCCCTGCAGGGCATCGGCGGCGCGCTCCTCACCCCCGGCTCCCTGGCCATCATCCAGGCCTCCTTCCACGCCGACGACCGGGGGCGGGCGGTCGGTCTGTGGTCCGGCTTCGGGGGCATCGGCGCGGCCGTGGGGCCGTTCCTGGGCGGCTGGCTGGTGGACGGTCCGGGCTGGCGGTGGGTGTTCCTGCTGAACGTGCCGGTGGCGCTGTTCTGCGTCCCCATCGCCGTACGTCATGTTCCCGAGTCCGGCGACGGCCGGGCGGTGCACGGGCGCTTCGACGTCCTCGGCGCGGTCCTGGGGGCCCTGGCGCTCGCTCTGGTGACGTACGCGCTGATCGAGGCCAGGTCCGGTTCCGTGGTCGTGGTCCTCGCGGCGGTGGTGGGGGTCGCGGTGGGGGTGGCCTTCGTGTACGTCGAGCGGCGGCGCGCCCAGGACGCGATGATGCCGCTGGACATCTTCGCCTCGCGCCAGTTCACGGCCGTCAACCTGGTCACCCTGTGCGTCTACGCGGGCCTGGGTGGCTTCTTCTTCCTCTCCGCGCTCCAGTTGCAGGTGGTGGCCGGTTACTCGGCCCTGGGCGCCGGTACGGCCCTGCTGCCGACGACCGCCCTGATGCTGCTGCTGTCGGCGCGCTCGGGGCAGCTGGCGGAGCGGATCGGCCCGCGCGTGCCGCTCACGGTCGGGCCGCTGCTGTGTGCGGCGGGGATGCTGCTGATGCTGCGGGTGGGGCCGGGGGCGTCGTACGTCGCCGATGTGCTGCCCGCCGTGCTGGTGCTCGGGCTGGGCCTGGTGACACTGGTCGCGCCGCTCACGTCGAGCGTGCTGGCGTCGGTGGGGACGGAACGGGCGGGGCTGGCGAGCGGGGTCAACAACGCGGCGGCGCGGGCGGCGGGGTTGGTGGCGGTGGCCGCGTTGCCGCTGGTGACGGGGATGGGGGAGGAGGCGTACCGGTCGGGGACGGCGTTCGACGAGGCGTTCGGGCGGGCGATGGTGGTGTGTGCGGGGGTGTTGGTGGTGGGGTCGGTGCTGGCGTTCGTGACGGTGCGGAGGCCGGAGGTGGGGTGTGCGACCCCGGAGTGCCGGACGCACGGGTGTGTTACGGCTCCGCCGTTGGAAGGGGTGAGTACGGCGGAGGAAGCGGGCACGGTGAAAGGTGACCGCCCTTGA
- the fbaA gene encoding class II fructose-bisphosphate aldolase, whose product MPIATPEVYSEMLDRAKAGKFAYPAINVTSTQTLHAALRGFAEAESDGIIQISTGGAEFLGGQYSKEMVTGSVALAEFAHIVAEKYPVTVALHTDHCPKDKLDGYVRPLLAVSEERVKAGRNPLFQSHMWDGSAETLADNLSIAQELLARAVAAKIILEVEITPTGGEEDGVSHEINDSLYTTVDDALRTVEALGLGEKGRYLLAASFGNVHGVYKPGNVVLRPDLLKELNEGVAAKYGRPAGSQPFDFVFHGGSGSSAEEIATALENGVVKMNLDTDTQYAFTRPVADHMFRNYDGVLKVDGEVGSKSTYDPRTWGKLAEASMAARVVVATQDLRSAGTKIK is encoded by the coding sequence ATGCCCATCGCAACCCCTGAGGTCTACAGCGAAATGCTTGACCGGGCAAAGGCAGGCAAGTTCGCCTACCCGGCCATCAACGTGACCTCGACCCAGACCCTGCACGCTGCCCTGCGCGGCTTCGCGGAGGCGGAGAGCGACGGCATCATCCAGATCTCGACGGGTGGTGCGGAGTTCCTCGGCGGTCAGTACAGCAAGGAAATGGTCACCGGTTCCGTCGCCCTGGCCGAGTTCGCGCACATCGTCGCCGAGAAGTACCCGGTCACGGTCGCCCTGCACACGGACCACTGCCCCAAGGACAAGCTCGACGGGTACGTACGTCCGCTGCTCGCGGTCTCCGAGGAGCGCGTGAAGGCGGGCCGCAACCCGCTGTTCCAGTCCCACATGTGGGACGGTTCCGCCGAGACCCTCGCCGACAACCTCTCCATCGCGCAGGAGCTGCTGGCCCGCGCCGTCGCCGCGAAGATCATCCTTGAGGTCGAGATCACGCCGACCGGTGGCGAGGAGGACGGTGTCTCGCACGAGATCAACGACTCCCTCTACACCACCGTCGACGACGCCCTACGTACGGTCGAGGCCCTCGGCCTCGGTGAGAAGGGCCGCTACCTGCTGGCCGCGTCCTTCGGCAACGTCCACGGCGTGTACAAGCCGGGCAACGTCGTTCTGCGCCCCGACCTCCTCAAGGAACTGAACGAGGGCGTCGCCGCGAAGTACGGCCGGCCGGCCGGCTCCCAGCCGTTCGACTTCGTCTTCCACGGCGGCTCCGGCTCCTCGGCGGAGGAGATCGCCACCGCGCTGGAGAACGGCGTCGTGAAGATGAACCTCGACACCGACACCCAGTACGCCTTCACGCGTCCCGTCGCCGACCACATGTTCCGCAACTACGACGGCGTCCTGAAGGTCGACGGCGAGGTCGGCTCCAAGTCGACGTACGACCCGCGGACGTGGGGCAAGCTGGCCGAGGCGAGCATGGCCGCGCGAGTCGTCGTGGCCACGCAGGACCTGCGGTCGGCCGGTACGAAGATCAAGTAA
- a CDS encoding DUF3151 domain-containing protein, whose translation MTTHRNLLGGPEPTYLPENEEAYHLLSEESLAPAEVAAKHPTFSLAWATLADDAFEAGRVIESYAYARTGYHRGLDALRRAGWKGHGPIPWDHRANRGFLRCLGALARAAGEINEKDETERCWQFLQDSSAEAYAELKR comes from the coding sequence ATGACGACGCACAGGAACCTGCTCGGTGGCCCGGAGCCGACATATCTGCCGGAGAACGAAGAGGCGTATCACCTGCTCAGTGAGGAGTCCCTCGCGCCGGCCGAGGTCGCGGCGAAGCATCCGACGTTCTCGCTCGCTTGGGCAACGCTCGCGGACGACGCGTTCGAGGCGGGGCGAGTGATCGAGTCGTACGCCTATGCGCGCACCGGCTATCACCGCGGTCTGGACGCTCTGCGCCGGGCCGGTTGGAAAGGACACGGCCCCATCCCCTGGGACCACCGGGCCAACCGCGGGTTTCTTCGCTGCCTCGGAGCCCTCGCTCGTGCCGCCGGCGAGATCAACGAGAAGGACGAGACGGAGCGTTGCTGGCAGTTCCTTCAGGACAGCAGCGCCGAGGCGTACGCCGAGCTGAAGCGGTAG
- a CDS encoding sensor histidine kinase: MTETTHTQKNPEPRPAGDGLSRSPEFRLAMDALAGLRADLLDDPFAYRPLPLRNKPGRIARVLPRRLRPYAVWTRHALVGAAAMLAVLVSFADSGGDLFEALAVTLFSAGPILLTLVRPVGAFWFSLASIPVVAVIGQAGSGDWPWLPASFVAHLVVLTVVAARTRPRTAAWMWALTAAYGMAAEGIFGNRYYNSNAVPFLFVAALSLLVVTVLLVRRAAEEEVTAQQTVTAHERSQRTLLEERTTIARELHDVVAHHMMVVAIQAEAAPYRVEDPPEELTKAFATIRENAVAALTELRRVLGVVRAKDYEAPDAPQPTLADLDGLLANVREAGLGVEKVVTGAVRELPQGVELSAYRIVQEALSNTLRHAPGASARVEIGYVLGGLGLRIVNGPAGEVSFVKQTPTQGAGQGLTGMRERVAMLGGEMTAAPAADGGYEVTVFLPVASATDENGAGEA, translated from the coding sequence GTGACTGAGACGACCCACACGCAGAAGAACCCCGAGCCGAGGCCGGCGGGCGACGGTCTGTCGCGCAGCCCCGAGTTCCGGCTGGCCATGGACGCTCTGGCAGGGCTGCGCGCGGACCTGTTGGACGACCCCTTCGCCTACCGCCCGCTGCCCCTGAGGAACAAGCCCGGCCGGATCGCCCGGGTGCTGCCCCGGCGGCTGCGCCCGTACGCGGTCTGGACACGGCACGCCCTGGTGGGCGCGGCGGCGATGCTGGCCGTGCTCGTCTCCTTCGCCGACAGCGGGGGGGACCTGTTCGAAGCGCTGGCCGTGACCCTCTTCTCGGCGGGGCCGATCCTGCTCACGCTGGTCCGGCCGGTCGGGGCCTTCTGGTTCTCCCTGGCCTCGATCCCGGTCGTCGCCGTGATCGGCCAGGCCGGGAGCGGGGACTGGCCCTGGCTGCCCGCGAGCTTCGTCGCCCATCTGGTGGTGCTGACGGTCGTGGCCGCCCGGACCCGGCCGCGTACGGCCGCCTGGATGTGGGCGCTGACGGCGGCGTACGGCATGGCCGCCGAAGGCATCTTCGGCAACCGCTACTACAACAGCAACGCCGTCCCCTTCCTCTTCGTCGCCGCGCTGTCGCTGCTCGTGGTGACCGTGCTGCTGGTGCGCCGGGCCGCCGAGGAGGAGGTGACCGCCCAGCAGACGGTGACCGCGCACGAGCGTTCCCAGCGCACCCTGCTGGAGGAGCGGACGACCATCGCGCGTGAGCTGCACGATGTCGTCGCGCACCACATGATGGTCGTCGCCATCCAGGCGGAGGCGGCGCCCTACCGGGTGGAGGACCCGCCCGAGGAGCTGACGAAGGCCTTCGCGACGATCCGCGAGAACGCGGTGGCCGCGCTCACCGAACTGCGCCGGGTCCTGGGCGTCGTACGGGCGAAGGACTACGAGGCTCCCGACGCTCCGCAGCCGACCCTGGCCGATCTCGACGGGCTGCTCGCCAATGTGCGCGAGGCGGGTCTGGGAGTGGAGAAGGTGGTGACGGGTGCGGTACGTGAACTCCCGCAGGGCGTCGAGCTGTCGGCCTACCGGATCGTCCAGGAGGCGCTGAGCAACACGCTCCGGCACGCGCCGGGTGCGAGCGCACGGGTCGAGATCGGTTATGTGCTGGGCGGGTTGGGGCTGCGGATAGTCAACGGCCCTGCGGGGGAGGTGTCGTTCGTGAAGCAGACGCCGACCCAGGGTGCGGGCCAGGGCCTCACGGGGATGCGCGAGCGGGTCGCCATGCTCGGCGGCGAGATGACGGCGGCCCCGGCGGCCGACGGGGGCTACGAGGTCACGGTCTTCCTCCCGGTCGCGAGTGCCACGGACGAGAACGGGGCGGGGGAGGCATGA
- a CDS encoding tryptophan 2,3-dioxygenase family protein: MSLQAQPPEASEPETPHLDFAGTTPYEDYVQADVLTHLQHTLSDDPGEMVFLVTTQVMELWFTVIVHEWETAAKALRGDDVPTAVAALKRSVRELDALNASWRPLAQLTPAQFNSYRAALGEGSGFQSAMYRRMEFLLGEKSASMLVPHRAAPRVYAELEKALHEPSLYDEVLGLLARRGYPVPDAVLSRDVSQRYEPSAEVEAAWTALYSGDPEAELARLGEALTDVAELVWRWRNDHLVATRRAMGAKAGTGGSAGVAWLEKRAQKNVFPELWTARSHV, encoded by the coding sequence ATGTCCCTCCAGGCTCAGCCCCCCGAGGCTTCGGAGCCCGAGACCCCGCATCTCGACTTCGCCGGTACCACCCCGTACGAGGACTACGTCCAGGCCGATGTCCTCACCCACCTCCAGCACACCCTCTCCGACGACCCCGGCGAGATGGTCTTCCTGGTGACCACCCAGGTCATGGAGTTGTGGTTCACGGTCATCGTGCACGAGTGGGAGACCGCCGCGAAGGCTCTGCGCGGCGATGACGTCCCCACCGCCGTCGCCGCGCTCAAGCGTTCCGTGCGTGAGCTGGACGCGCTCAACGCCTCGTGGCGCCCCCTCGCCCAGCTCACCCCCGCCCAGTTCAACTCGTACCGCGCCGCCCTCGGTGAGGGTTCCGGGTTCCAGTCCGCGATGTACCGGCGGATGGAGTTCCTGCTCGGTGAGAAGTCCGCGTCGATGCTCGTGCCCCATCGGGCCGCACCGCGCGTGTACGCCGAGTTGGAGAAGGCGCTGCACGAACCGAGCCTGTACGACGAGGTGTTGGGGCTGCTCGCACGGCGCGGGTACCCCGTCCCGGACGCCGTCCTGTCCCGGGACGTGTCCCAGCGGTACGAGCCGTCGGCCGAGGTCGAGGCCGCCTGGACCGCGCTCTACTCCGGTGACCCCGAGGCCGAACTCGCGCGCCTCGGCGAGGCGTTGACGGACGTGGCCGAGCTGGTGTGGCGTTGGCGCAACGACCATCTCGTCGCCACCCGGCGGGCCATGGGCGCCAAGGCCGGTACGGGCGGCTCCGCCGGGGTGGCCTGGCTGGAGAAGCGGGCGCAGAAGAACGTGTTCCCCGAGCTGTGGACGGCGAGGTCCCATGTCTGA
- a CDS encoding FG-GAP-like repeat-containing protein gives MGSVRGTTPRTKSRRSRSRAGVVPVAAALALVAGLLQLASGPAVAADSGDMPSVTLTGPHRDWPRAVALAAADGTGYLVAGGEPNFGNLATWVGHDGSTRSTPYVTTYAYNGGLGLERVSGTSNVYQIRRYSTGAVTRFSLAPDDRVSHVFAESRLLVSRKIGGKWTLHLLEVPKGGGQPVDRPVTGVADDFAGNVNEEGASDTRGAAFWYQPVGGGTPWRTVLLDFDTASVKYVPSDDFGVLESPHLAGDTVYFMAVDKAFRSIRAYVVDRRHPEVPGHLVDLPAPVVRQARALGDWLVYPANPDTTPSAILAVPVTGGAPRTVLAAANGSFVDGDDGGFYIQGGTDAEHWALQRIALGPDGTPVAEPVVPFPAVSEYEVGGVAVDQGRVLLGTERSDGSSTDLTASALSLTADGTLTAAPPENLGDLGYEVQDPFGSPVHVTCRGECLRFTGTGEGTVRHSDDKVSAVLAASGSYSVVRAGGTQQVRDGSKVLSSGDWSAVALWGNTLWTVRPDSSGRTVFERFSLPSMRKLDSPSLGNCLLSDLQVVGRYVYWSCGPGKPAGVYDQKTHVEQEVPQGFARLGDGYLVSQDEDAGKLLITYLKGAVPSNQVRTEDLGPLPSPPHAPADLRGRFWNVDRFGGPVAYLTASGDVTVKWPQVTTSPLTATDATVPASVDLRQGDVFAGVWHVSRPAASWKLTVANSAGAVVRTFTGGPASGKIAATWDGLAENGTLVRTGTYRVKLTARAANGTATTTDTVLYDKSVSVRSPERHDFGRDGIGDLVTFDSAGRLAIQPGTGRGTIDSAHKALAGGWPTSSVFVPFGDLSGDACNDLLVRDSAGRLTRYDGICGKAFTPKTPPHSVLGTGFGGYDVLTSPGDLTGDGRADLVARDKAGVLWRYSADGKGGLEARVKLVAGQGGYTRLVGAGDLNADGIGDLVGLDRAGVLWRWLGNGKGAFGARVRIAGGISVNALAVPGDLTGDGRPDLVGRDSAGALWRWNGTASATFGTKTRIATGWSGYTGLY, from the coding sequence GTGGGAAGCGTGAGAGGCACGACTCCGCGTACGAAGTCGAGAAGAAGCCGGTCGAGGGCCGGGGTCGTCCCGGTCGCGGCGGCCCTGGCCTTGGTGGCCGGGCTGCTGCAACTCGCGTCCGGGCCCGCCGTGGCCGCCGACAGCGGGGACATGCCATCCGTCACGCTGACCGGCCCGCACCGGGACTGGCCCCGGGCCGTGGCCCTGGCCGCCGCGGACGGCACGGGGTACCTGGTCGCGGGCGGGGAGCCGAATTTCGGCAACCTGGCGACCTGGGTCGGCCACGACGGCTCGACCAGGTCGACGCCCTACGTGACCACGTACGCGTACAACGGTGGCCTCGGGCTGGAACGTGTTTCCGGGACATCGAACGTGTACCAGATCCGGCGTTACTCCACCGGCGCGGTGACGCGGTTCTCCCTGGCGCCCGATGACCGGGTCAGCCATGTCTTCGCCGAGAGCCGCCTGCTGGTCTCCCGCAAGATCGGTGGGAAGTGGACGCTCCACCTGCTGGAGGTGCCGAAGGGAGGCGGGCAGCCGGTCGACCGGCCCGTGACCGGTGTCGCGGACGACTTCGCCGGGAACGTCAACGAGGAGGGGGCGTCGGACACACGGGGGGCCGCGTTCTGGTACCAGCCGGTCGGCGGTGGCACCCCCTGGCGCACCGTGCTGCTCGACTTCGACACCGCCTCGGTGAAATACGTTCCGAGCGACGACTTCGGTGTCCTGGAGAGCCCCCACCTGGCCGGCGACACGGTGTACTTCATGGCTGTGGACAAGGCCTTCCGCTCCATACGCGCGTACGTCGTCGACCGCCGGCACCCGGAGGTGCCCGGTCATCTGGTGGATCTTCCGGCTCCCGTCGTCCGCCAGGCTCGCGCGCTCGGCGACTGGCTGGTGTACCCGGCGAATCCGGACACCACCCCCAGCGCGATCCTCGCGGTGCCGGTGACCGGAGGCGCACCCCGGACGGTGCTGGCCGCCGCGAACGGCAGTTTCGTCGACGGCGACGACGGCGGTTTCTACATTCAGGGCGGTACGGACGCGGAGCACTGGGCGCTCCAGCGCATCGCCCTGGGCCCGGACGGGACCCCGGTCGCCGAACCGGTGGTGCCGTTTCCCGCCGTCTCGGAGTACGAGGTCGGCGGCGTCGCGGTCGACCAGGGGCGGGTGCTGCTCGGCACCGAGCGGTCGGACGGTTCCAGCACCGATCTCACGGCCTCCGCGCTCTCCCTCACCGCCGACGGCACGCTGACCGCCGCACCGCCGGAGAACCTGGGCGACCTCGGATACGAGGTGCAGGACCCCTTCGGCAGCCCCGTCCACGTCACGTGCCGCGGCGAGTGCCTGCGCTTCACCGGTACGGGAGAGGGCACCGTCCGTCACTCGGACGACAAGGTGTCGGCGGTTCTGGCGGCGTCCGGTTCGTACTCGGTGGTCCGGGCAGGGGGCACTCAGCAGGTGCGGGACGGGAGCAAGGTGCTGTCCTCCGGCGACTGGTCGGCCGTCGCCCTGTGGGGGAACACCCTGTGGACGGTCCGGCCCGACTCGTCGGGCCGGACCGTCTTCGAGAGGTTCTCGCTGCCGTCGATGCGGAAGCTGGACAGCCCGTCCCTCGGCAACTGCCTTCTGTCGGATCTGCAGGTGGTGGGCCGGTACGTCTACTGGTCCTGCGGACCGGGCAAACCGGCGGGCGTCTACGACCAGAAGACACACGTGGAGCAGGAGGTGCCGCAGGGCTTCGCACGGCTCGGCGACGGCTACCTGGTCTCCCAGGACGAGGACGCCGGCAAGCTGCTGATCACGTACCTGAAGGGCGCGGTCCCCTCCAACCAGGTCCGTACGGAGGACCTCGGTCCGCTGCCGTCTCCGCCGCACGCTCCGGCCGATCTGCGTGGCCGGTTCTGGAACGTGGACCGGTTCGGCGGTCCGGTCGCCTACCTGACGGCGTCCGGTGACGTGACGGTGAAGTGGCCGCAGGTGACCACCTCCCCGCTCACGGCGACCGACGCGACCGTTCCCGCCTCGGTCGATCTGCGCCAGGGTGACGTCTTCGCGGGCGTGTGGCACGTGAGCCGGCCGGCCGCGAGCTGGAAGCTGACGGTCGCGAACTCCGCCGGCGCCGTGGTGCGGACGTTCACCGGCGGCCCGGCGAGCGGGAAGATCGCCGCGACCTGGGACGGGCTCGCGGAGAACGGGACACTGGTCCGTACCGGCACCTACCGGGTGAAGCTGACCGCCCGGGCGGCGAACGGCACGGCGACGACGACGGACACGGTGCTCTACGACAAGTCGGTGTCGGTCCGCTCGCCGGAGCGTCATGACTTCGGCCGGGACGGCATCGGTGACCTGGTCACCTTCGACAGCGCGGGCCGCCTCGCGATCCAGCCGGGCACCGGGCGCGGCACCATCGACAGCGCGCACAAGGCCCTGGCCGGCGGCTGGCCCACCTCGTCGGTCTTCGTGCCGTTCGGCGACCTGAGCGGCGACGCGTGCAACGACCTCCTCGTCCGGGACTCCGCCGGGCGTCTGACCCGGTACGACGGCATCTGCGGGAAGGCGTTCACGCCGAAGACCCCGCCGCACAGTGTGCTCGGTACCGGTTTCGGCGGGTACGACGTGCTGACGTCGCCGGGTGATCTGACCGGTGACGGTCGCGCCGACCTGGTCGCGCGTGACAAGGCGGGTGTGCTGTGGCGGTACTCCGCCGACGGCAAGGGTGGTCTGGAGGCGCGGGTGAAGCTGGTCGCGGGCCAGGGCGGCTACACCCGGCTGGTCGGTGCGGGTGACCTGAACGCCGACGGAATCGGCGACTTGGTCGGCCTGGACCGTGCGGGCGTGCTGTGGCGGTGGCTCGGCAACGGCAAGGGTGCCTTCGGTGCCCGGGTCCGGATCGCGGGCGGCATCAGCGTCAATGCCCTGGCCGTACCCGGCGATCTGACCGGTGACGGCCGTCCCGACCTCGTCGGCCGGGACAGCGCGGGCGCCCTGTGGCGCTGGAACGGCACGGCGTCCGCCACCTTCGGCACGAAGACACGGATCGCCACCGGCTGGAGCGGCTACACCGGCCTGTACTGA
- the kynU gene encoding kynureninase has translation MSELPAPKLLPAKDDLARELDSRDELAKVRAQFVLDFGVTYLDGNSLGALPASVPGRLDDVVRREWGELRIRSWDESGWWTAPERIGDRIAPLVGAAAGQVVVGDSTSVNVFKALVGAVRLAGAGRDEILVDANTFPTDGYIAESAARMTGCTLRALEPGAVPRELSERTAAVLLNHVDYRTGRLHDLPALTAAIHKSGALAVWDLCHSAGALPVGLDEHGVDLAVGCTYKYLNGGPGSPAYLYVNQAHQERFDSPLPGWTSHADPFGMRPEYAPAPGATRGRVGTPDILSMLALESALEVWEGVGIDAVRAKSLALTDFFLECVDEYVPEGRVESVTPDAHAERGSQIALRCEDAGEVMSRLIERGVVGDFRRPDVLRFGFTPLYVGFADVERAARVLGEVVAG, from the coding sequence ATGTCTGAGCTGCCTGCCCCCAAGCTGCTGCCCGCAAAGGACGATCTGGCCCGGGAGCTGGACTCGCGCGACGAACTCGCCAAGGTACGCGCGCAGTTCGTGCTCGACTTCGGTGTCACCTACCTGGACGGGAACTCGCTCGGCGCGCTGCCCGCGTCCGTCCCCGGCCGGCTCGACGACGTAGTGCGCCGGGAGTGGGGCGAGCTGCGCATCCGGTCCTGGGACGAGAGCGGGTGGTGGACCGCGCCCGAGCGGATCGGTGACCGTATCGCTCCGCTGGTGGGTGCGGCGGCCGGGCAGGTCGTCGTCGGTGACTCGACAAGTGTCAATGTCTTCAAGGCACTTGTGGGGGCCGTCAGGCTGGCGGGAGCCGGCCGTGACGAGATTCTCGTCGACGCCAACACCTTTCCCACCGACGGATACATCGCCGAGTCCGCCGCCCGGATGACCGGCTGCACCCTGCGTGCGCTCGAACCGGGCGCCGTACCCCGGGAGTTGAGTGAGCGTACCGCCGCTGTCCTGCTCAACCACGTCGACTACCGCACCGGCCGGCTGCACGACCTGCCCGCCCTCACGGCCGCGATCCACAAGTCCGGTGCCCTGGCCGTCTGGGACCTGTGCCACAGCGCGGGCGCCCTGCCGGTCGGGCTGGACGAGCACGGGGTGGACCTCGCCGTGGGGTGCACGTACAAGTACCTGAACGGCGGGCCCGGTTCGCCCGCCTACCTGTACGTGAACCAGGCACACCAGGAGCGGTTCGACTCGCCCCTGCCCGGCTGGACCTCGCACGCCGACCCCTTCGGCATGCGGCCCGAGTACGCCCCCGCCCCGGGTGCGACGCGGGGGCGGGTCGGTACGCCGGACATCCTCTCGATGCTCGCCCTGGAGTCGGCTCTGGAGGTGTGGGAGGGGGTCGGCATCGACGCCGTACGGGCCAAGTCCCTCGCCCTGACCGACTTCTTCCTGGAGTGCGTCGACGAGTACGTCCCGGAGGGGCGCGTCGAGTCGGTGACGCCGGACGCGCATGCCGAGCGCGGGAGTCAGATCGCGCTGCGGTGCGAGGACGCGGGGGAGGTCATGAGCCGGCTCATCGAGCGGGGAGTCGTCGGCGACTTCCGGCGGCCGGACGTACTGCGGTTCGGGTTCACACCGCTGTACGTCGGGTTCGCGGACGTGGAGCGGGCGGCCCGGGTACTGGGCGAGGTCGTGGCCGGCTGA